A stretch of the Hippoglossus hippoglossus isolate fHipHip1 chromosome 1, fHipHip1.pri, whole genome shotgun sequence genome encodes the following:
- the LOC117771724 gene encoding uncharacterized protein LOC117771724 yields MEKRGDDTNNDSENGDSDEDLETRTPSSSRRFCPATSSTEIKEDLQRTLREVERSMDRCSYDLGKTSNPERQRTLVNQLEELQIRKEELQKEGSQLLGMKNALRSRKQLTLKKMFPVVIRGQSLEYKPWQSTDMSNILEKLPTLQDGAHYWISKLEEIMVGEQPATGDIKRLLANLLGVHAMGDILQKAGLNRYVGTAVNDSELFSANRGRAWRALKETFPTNVHPDNIFIEPLGQEENPRAYVSRAHQVWRNITGNDPDLNQMEQSILRARIQKGLPLSVRSKLAEVVGLGSMAKGVYTDHIAHQVVLYRKKEHDQKEQDQETLRKLNQIQLVDNKKMEKKQALVMQNQAPLNQPLPQLQPNQVQLQSFQPSSVVPVVSYPQPTFGQAQNWRGRDQGNFGRGRGGRFNQNFQQRSEECYNCGQLGHFARECNNFRGNFRGNFRGNSRGNFRGGFRGQSGPPRGPVNPYRGPEPGF; encoded by the coding sequence atggaaaagagaggagatgataCCAATAATGACAGTGAGAATGGAGACAGCGATGAAGATTTGGAGACCAGGACTCCTTCATCTTCAAGAAGGTTTTGTCCTGCGACATCCAGTACTGAAATAAAAGAGGACTTACAGAGGACTTTAAGAGAGGTCGAAAGAAGTATGGACCGATGCTCCTATGACTTGGGAAAAACTAGTAatccagaaagacaaagaacactgGTGAACCAGTTAGAGGAGTTGCAGATACGGAaggaagagctgcagaaagaaggCTCCCAACTATTgggcatgaaaaatgcattgcgCTCAAGAAAACAGTTGACACTTAAGAAGATGTTTCCAGTGGTCATCCGAGGGCAGAGTTTGGAGTATAAGCCTTGGCAGAGTACAGATATGTCAAACATACTTGAGAAGTTACCTACTCTTCAAGATGGAGCACATTATTGGATTTCGAAGTTGGAAGAGATTATGGTGGGAGAACAACCTGCCACTGGAGATATTAAGAGACTCTTGGCTAATCTCCTTGGAGTTCATGCTATGGGAGATATTCTACAGAAAGCTGGACTTAATCGATATGTGGGAACTGCTGTGAATGATTCAGAGctgttttctgcaaatagaGGTCGAGCGTGGAGAGCGCTGAAAGAGACATTTCCGACAAATGTACATcctgacaacatttttattgaaccaCTGGGACAGGAAGAAAACCCGAGGGCCTATGTGTCGAGAGCTCATCAAGTGTGGAGAAATATCACAGGAAATGACCCGGATTTGAATCAAATGGAGCAGTCAATTTTGCGAGCCAGAATACAGAAGGGGTTGCCCCTATCAGTGAGGAGCAAACTGGCAGAGGTGGTTGGTCTTGGAAGCATGGCAAAGGGTGTCTATACGGATCATATAGCCCATCAAGTGGTGCTGTATAGGAAAAAGGAACATGACCAGAAAGAACAGGACCAAGAGACCCTCAGAAAACTCAATCAAATACAACTGGTGGATAataagaagatggagaagaagcaggCTCTGGTTATGCAGAATCAGGCTCCACTAAATCAACCATTACCACAACTACAGCCGAACCAGGTTCAGCTTCAATCGTTCCAGCCATCATCGGTGGTTCCAGTTGTCTCCTACCCACAGCCAACTTTTGGTCAAGCGCAGAATTGGAGAGGAAGGGATCAAGGAAATTtcggaagaggaagaggaggaaggtttaATCAAAATTTTCAACAGCGTTCAGAAGAATGTTATAATTGTGGACAATTAGGCCACTTTGCCCGTGAGTGCAACAACTTCAGAGGGAATTTCAGAGGGAATTTCAGAGGGAACTCCAGAGGAAACTTCAGAGGAGgattcaggggccaatcagggCCACCCAGAGGACCGGTGAACCCTTACAGAGGCCCGGAACCAGGATTCTAG